A stretch of Chionomys nivalis chromosome 2, mChiNiv1.1, whole genome shotgun sequence DNA encodes these proteins:
- the Rps12 gene encoding 40S ribosomal protein S12 — protein sequence MAEEGIAAGGVMDVNTALQEVLKTALIHDGLARGIREAAKALDKRQAHLCVLASNCDEPMYVKLVEALCAEHQINLIKVDDNKKLGEWVGLCKIDREGKPRKVVGCSCVVVKDYGKESQAKDVIEEYFKCKK from the exons ATGGCCGAGGAAGG caTTGCTGCTGGAGGTGTAATGGACGTCAacactgctcttcaagaggtgcTGAAGACCGCCCTCATCCACGATGGCCTCGCACGTGGCATCCGCGAAGCTGCCAAAGCCTTAGACAA GCGCCAAGCCCATCTCTGTGTGCTTGCATCCAACTGTGATGAGCCTATGTATGTCAAGTTGGTGGAGGCCCTTTGTGCTGAGCACCAAATCAACCTAATTAAG GTTGATGACAACAAGAAACTCGGGGAGTGGGTAGGCCTCTGTAAGATTGATCGCGAGGGAAAGCCACGGAAAGTAGTTGGCTGCAGTTGTGTAGTGGTTAAG GACTATGGCAAAGAATCTCAGGCCAAGGATGTCATCGAAGAGTACTTCAAgtgcaagaaatga